One genomic segment of Oncorhynchus mykiss isolate Arlee chromosome 10, USDA_OmykA_1.1, whole genome shotgun sequence includes these proteins:
- the LOC110534161 gene encoding G-protein coupled receptor 12-like, translating into MLCDDSLSAAAMSNQFKNTSSSTWDVQEGGNSTPPPSFQFEMEPVVISVNPWDIVLCVTGTLMSCENAIVLALIIYTPTLKAPMFVLIGSLAFADLLAGLGLIVNFTITYIFDTGFVTLLSAGLLITAFSASVLNILAITVDRYLSLYNALTYHTERTVIFTIVTLVLIWVTSITLGALPIMGWNCLEDETTCSICAPIDKNHAAALAVTFLFVFALILQLYLQICKIAFRHAQQIAVQQKFMTTSHSSSPTTKGVSTLSIILGTFALCWIPFAMYSLVADIGYPPVYTYVTALPAICHSMINPIIYAFRNPDIQKSMRIACCCGCVSSNFSLRPRTPSDV; encoded by the exons ATGCTCTG tgATGATTCACTCTCTGCCGCAGCAATGAGTAACCAATTCAAAAACACCTCTTCCTCAACCTGGGATGTTCAAGAAGGAGGGAATTCCACACCACCTCCATCATTCCAGTTCGAGATGGAACCGGTGGTCATAAGCGTCAACCCCTGGGATATAGTCCTGTGTGTCACGGGAACCCTAATGTCCTGCGAAAATGCAATTGTCCTTGCCTTAATTATTTACACGCCCACCCTGAAAGCGCCCATGTTTGTATTGATAGGGAGCTTGGCTTTTGCGGACCTATTGGCCGGGCTTGGTTTGATAGTGAATTTCACCATCACCTACATTTTTGATACGGGATTCGTGACGCTGCTATCAGCTGGACTGCTCATCACTGCTTTTTCGGCCTCCGTTCTCAATATCCTGGCAATAACGGTGGATAGATACCTCTCCCTTTACAACGCACTGACTTACCACACGGAACGAACGGTGATTTTTACCATCGTCACACTGGTGCTCATTTGGGTGACTAGCATCACTCTTGGTGCGCTACCGATCATGGGATGGAACTGCCTTGAGGATGAGACGACTTGCAGCATTTGCGCCCCCATTGATAAAAATCACGCCGCTGCACTGGCGGTGACTTTTCTTTTTGTGTTTGCACTTATTTTGCAACTATACCTCCAGATTTGCAAGATTGCTTTTCGGCATGCGCAGCAAATCGCCGTGCAGCAGAAGTTCATGACtacctcccactcctcctcccccaccactAAAGGGGTATCCACCCTCTCCATTATCCTTGGCACCTTTGCATTGTGCTGGATCCCTTTCGCCATGTACTCTCTGGTGGCTGACATCGGATATCCCCCTGTCTATACCTACGTCACCGCTCTGCCGGCCATTTGTCACTCTATGATAAACCCCATCATTTATGCTTTCAGAAATCCCGACATACAGAAATCTATGAGAATCGCTTGTTGTTGTGGATGTGTATCTTCCAACTTTTCTCTGCGACCAAGGACACCAAGTGATGTCTAG
- the LOC110534160 gene encoding 5-hydroxytryptamine receptor 2A: MAEHSSNPAWRVQAGSTLASLSDRMTLPESTTVLFNLSFPMEWNQSDTRPETPDNDKNWPALLILLVIFFTVAGNILLILAVSLERKLQNATSFILRSLAVADMLVGFLVMPVSLINILYDYLWPFPRPLCPIWIYLDVLFSTASIMHLCTISLDRYVGICNPIKHSRSNSLSKAKAKIALVWSISIVISMPIPVIGLYDEGKVFVNGICVLNEHSFVLIGSFVAFFVPLVVMVVSYCLTVRVLQCQASDYLHGGMASIDRPTLLGITPRLPAGDSLSLLKQDPSPETFNISVSQASSQPVSPAGRQEPGGPGGKPGVAQSIKNERRASKVLGVVFFLFLMMWCPFFITNVLSVLCEDSIISMCNKPVLAVLLNVFVWVGYASSGVNPLVYTLFNRTYRQAFHRYLRCIYHSPPAKSTPTYPVFPVYTVTPILCGKDASRL; the protein is encoded by the exons ATGGCTGAGCACAGCAGCAACCCTGCTTGGAGGGTCCAGGCTGGCTCCACCCTAGCCTCGCTCAGTGACAGGATGACTCTGCCAGAGAGCACTACCGTTCTCTTTAATCTGAGTTTCCCAATGGAATGGAATCAGTCTGACACCAGACCAGAGACACCTGACAATGATAAGAACTGGCCTGCTCTGCTCATTTTGCTGGTCATCTTCTTCACTGTGGCAGGCAACATCCTGCTCATCTTGGCTGTGTCTCTGGAGAGGAAGCTGCAGAATGCCACCAGCTTCATCCTGCGCTCCCTGGCTGTGGCAGACATGCTCGTGGGCTTTCTCGTCATGCCGGTCTCACTGATTAACATTCTCTATG ACTACCTGTGGCCCTTCCCCAGACCCCTTTGTCCCATCTGGATCTATCTAGACGTGCTGTTCTCCACAGCATCCATCATGCACCTGTGTACCATTTCACTGGACCGCTATGTGGGCATCTGTAACCCCATCAAACACAGCCGCTCCAACTCCCTCTCCAAAGCCAAGGCTAAGATCGCCCTCGTCTGGAGCATCTCCATAG tgaTCTCCATGCCCATCCCTGTGATTGGCCTGTATGATGAGGGGAAGGTGTTTGTCAATGGGATCTGTGTACTGAACGAGCACAGCTTCGTCCTGATTGGCTCCTTCGTAGCCTTCTTCGTCCCTCTGGTCGTCATGGTGGTCAGCTACTGTTTGACCGTGCGCGTGCTGCAGTGCCAAGCCTCTGATTACCTGCACGGAGGCATGGCTTCGATCGACCGGCCTACCTTACTCGGGATCACCCCAAGGCTCCCCGCAGGGGACAGTCTTAGCCTCCTCAAACAGGACCCTAGTCCCGAAACCTTCAATATTTCCGTCTCTCAAGCCTCCTCGCAACCCGTCTCTCCAGCAGGGAGGCAGGAGCCAGGGGGACCTGGTGGGAAACCTGGCGTGGCTCAATCAATCAAAAATGAGAGGAGAGCCTCCAAGGTCCTGGGTGTGGTGTTTTTCCTCTTCCTGATGATGTGGTGTCCGTTCTTCATCACCAATGTGCTAAGCGTGTTGTGTGAGGACTCGATAATAAGCATGTGCAATAAGCCCGTGTTGGCAGTGCTCCTAAATGTCTTCGTTTGGGTGGGATATGCCTCTTCTGGTGTCAACCCACTGGTCTACACTCTATTCAACAGGACCTACAGACAGGCCTTCCACCGCTACCTACGGTGTATCTACCACAGCCCGCCAGCCAAGAGCACCCCAACCTACCCTGTCTTTCCTGTTTACACCGTCACCCCTATTCTCTGCGGGAAAGATGCCAGCCGGCTGTAA
- the LOC110534159 gene encoding wiskott-Aldrich syndrome protein family member 3 — translation MPLVKRCIEPRHLCRGAVPDGVTSELECVTNSTLAAIIKQLGGLSRHAEDIFGELFNEANSFYMRMNSLQERVDLLAVKVTQLDSTVEEVSLQDINMRKAFKSSTIQDQQVVSRNSILNPVMEMYHRCDKPPPLNILSPYRDDKKDGLKFYTDPSYFFNLWKEKMIQATENKRKEKRKQKAGDKEQKQVEDPSREVKKVRKARNRRQEWNMMAYDKEFRPDTRLTPSPYHGMSSEGSLSPDRSGMSDEQSYPASPNHPPQEGVVLGPDGKEHLTGPNQTQSLDRAYRPPAAATTAAQGRQHSLGRMQPHHGPTPADPSLNGPRPAASKEASGHQMPEHFIPPAPPPPPPLIPSAQTAFDSKTGPPTLAPGTVATLSRPYSPSPPPPPPAGYVPSPSHPVTGGPPVAPPPPPPGGPPTFAPSPAHAIHPSGGTLPRKGKVLGIPISDARSDLLSAIRRGIQLRKVQEQREQEAKKEPVGNDVATILSRRIAVEYSESDEDSEPEENEWSD, via the exons ATGCCGCTGGTGAAGAGATGCATCGAGCCCAGGCACCTGTGCCGTGGAGCCGTGCCGGATGGGGTCACCAGCGAGCTGGAGTGTGTCACTAACAGCACCCTGGCAGCCATCATCAAACAGTTGGGGGGCCTGA GTCGACATGCAGAGGACATCTTTGGAGAGCTGTTCAACGAGGCCAACAGCTTCTACATGAGAATGAACAGCCTCCAGGAGAGAGTGGACCTGCTGGCTGTCAAAGTCACCCAGCTGGACTCCACTGTGGAGGAGG TTTCGCTGCAGGACATCAACATGAGGAAGGCTTTCAAGAGCTCCACCATCCAGGACCAGCAGGTGGTGTCCAGGAACTCCATCCTCAACCCCGTCATGGAGATGTACCATCGCTGTGACAAACCTCCACCCCTAAACATCCTCAGCCCCTACAG GGATGACAAAAAGGATGGCCTTAAGTTCTACACAGACCCATCCTACTTCTTTAACCTGTGGAAGGAGAAGATGATCCAAGCAACAGAAAACAAGCGGAAGGAGAAGAGGAAGCAGAAGGCGGGTGACAAG GAGCAGAAACAGGTGGAGGACCCCAGCCGGGAGGTGAAGAAGGTGAGGAAGGCCCGGAACCGCCGTCAGGAGTGGAACATGATGGCCTACGACAAGGAGTTCCGTCCAGACACCCGCCTCACGCCTTCACCCTACCATGGCATGTCCTCTGAGGGATCCCTCTCTCCAGACAG GTCTGGTATGTCTGATGAACAGTCCTACCCTGCCAGCCCTAACCACCCACCCCAGGAGGGAGTTGTGCTGGGTCCTGATGGGAAGGAGCACCTAACAGGCCCCAACCAGACCCAGTCCCTGGACCGGGCCTACCGCCCCCCTGCTGCTGCTACCACTGCAGCTCAAGGCCGCCAGCATTCCCTGGGCCGCATGCAGCCCCACCACGGACCCACACCTGCAGACCCATCCCTGAACGGACCCCGGCCCGCAGCTTCCAAAGAGGCCAG CGGTCACCAGATGCCAGAGCACTTTATCCCTCCGGCCCCgcccccacctcctcccctcatcccctcaGCCCAGACAGCCTTTGACAGCAAAACAGGGCCTCCCACCCTGGCCCCTGGCACAGTGGCCACCCTGTCCCGCCCCTACAGCCCCTCACCCCCTCCGCCCCCACCCGCTGGCTAtgtcccctctccatctcaccctgtCACTGGAGGACCTCCTGTtgcccctcctccacccccacctGGTGGCCCCCCAACATTCGCTCCCTCTCCAGCCCATGCCATACACCCCTCTGGGGGAACACTGCCAAGGAAGGGCAAGGTGCTAGGCATCCCGATAAGTGACGCACGCAGCGACCTGCTGTCAGCCATCCGCAGAG GCATCCAGCTGAGGAAGGTGCAGGAGCAGCGTGAGCAGGAAGCCAAGAAGGAGCCAGTGGGGAACGACGTGGCCACCATCCTGTCCCGACGTATCGCAGTGGAGTACAGCGAATCAGATGAGGACTCGGAGCCTGAGGAGAACGAGTGGTCAGACTGA